The Paraburkholderia sp. SOS3 genome includes a region encoding these proteins:
- a CDS encoding acyltransferase family protein, translating to MPICLFFAAGIQRMTEPSVSSRQHYHQLDALRGVAALSVVISHFALVGPLEWASQSPFRVNSLGHQAVILFFILSGFVLTLQLRSGRSISYKDFLVKRICRIYLPYLVVLVATFSIVNALDVKPIKWLGGWGNEVWSGPFTGTEIADHLLFIGKYRAGQMIPVIWTLIYELRISIVMPFVVAWVARVSARTSIVVALCVSIVSFMLILLEGDDPQGANFGGDWPMTLHYAGMFVVGAVLAVHRTAWRQWLMKNGRLRPVLVISVLLYFLSRGALSMKLGPAGQYLYDWLVTAGSAGLICTSLVSARFAKLLEARPFAFLGQISYSLYLTHTIVLLTVIHLMPSASTMWRSILIAAALEIPVATAMYLLIERRTIMLGQFLTARRSAGAASANQTY from the coding sequence ATGCCTATTTGCCTGTTCTTCGCCGCGGGTATTCAACGGATGACAGAACCGAGTGTTTCCAGTCGACAGCATTACCATCAGCTCGATGCGCTACGCGGCGTCGCCGCGCTGTCGGTGGTGATCAGTCATTTTGCCCTGGTCGGCCCGCTCGAGTGGGCTTCCCAGTCACCTTTTCGTGTGAACTCACTGGGCCATCAGGCAGTTATTCTCTTTTTTATACTGAGCGGATTCGTTTTGACATTGCAATTGCGCTCGGGTCGAAGTATTTCGTATAAAGATTTCCTGGTCAAACGGATTTGCCGGATTTATTTGCCGTATCTGGTCGTGCTGGTCGCGACCTTCTCGATCGTGAATGCGCTCGACGTGAAGCCAATCAAATGGCTCGGCGGATGGGGCAACGAAGTATGGAGCGGCCCGTTTACCGGCACGGAGATCGCCGACCATCTGCTCTTTATCGGGAAATATCGGGCTGGCCAGATGATTCCCGTTATCTGGACGCTGATCTACGAACTGCGGATTTCGATCGTCATGCCATTCGTGGTCGCATGGGTCGCCCGCGTATCGGCGCGCACGTCGATCGTGGTCGCGCTCTGCGTCTCGATCGTCTCGTTCATGCTGATCCTGCTCGAAGGCGACGATCCGCAAGGCGCGAATTTCGGCGGCGACTGGCCCATGACGCTGCACTACGCGGGCATGTTTGTCGTCGGCGCCGTGCTGGCCGTGCATCGCACCGCGTGGCGCCAGTGGCTGATGAAGAACGGCCGCTTGCGCCCGGTGCTGGTGATCTCGGTGTTGCTGTATTTCCTGTCGCGCGGGGCGCTCTCGATGAAGCTCGGTCCGGCCGGACAGTATTTGTACGACTGGCTCGTTACCGCGGGTTCTGCTGGACTGATCTGCACGTCGCTCGTATCGGCGCGCTTTGCCAAGCTGCTCGAGGCGCGGCCGTTCGCGTTTCTGGGCCAGATTTCATACAGCCTGTACCTCACGCATACGATCGTGCTGCTGACGGTGATTCATCTGATGCCGTCCGCGAGCACGATGTGGCGCTCCATCCTGATAGCGGCCGCGCTCGAGATTCCGGTCGCCACCGCCATGTATCTGCTGATCGAGCGCCGCACGATCATGCTCGGCCAGTTCCTGACCGCGCGTAGAAGTGCAGGTGCGGCGAGCGCGAATCAGACCTATTGA
- the speB gene encoding agmatinase — MNKSSFVCPDLSSERPQPLSGNVMPRCGGIATMMRLPNAGSPEGLDACFVGVPFDLGTSNRTGARFGPRQIRSESVLLRPYNMATRAAPFDSLRVADIGDVAINPYNLHDSIARIETAYDEILAHGAKPITLGGDHTIALPILRAMHRRHGKVALIHVDAHADVNDTMMGEKIAHGTPFRRAVEEGLLDCERVVQIGLRGTGYAAEDFDWCCDQGFEVVQAQACWNRSLAPLMARVRERIGTAPVYITFDIDGIDPAFAPGTGTPEIAGLTVPQALEIIRGAHGLNVIGADLVEVAPPYDPFGTTALLGANLAFELLCVLPGVEYRATRER; from the coding sequence ATGAACAAGTCGTCCTTTGTCTGCCCGGACCTGTCGTCCGAGCGCCCGCAGCCGCTCTCGGGCAACGTGATGCCGCGTTGCGGCGGCATCGCGACGATGATGCGTTTGCCCAATGCGGGCTCTCCGGAAGGGCTCGACGCATGCTTTGTCGGCGTGCCGTTCGATCTCGGCACGTCGAACCGCACCGGTGCGCGTTTCGGGCCGCGCCAGATCCGCAGCGAATCGGTGCTGCTGCGACCGTACAACATGGCCACGCGTGCCGCGCCGTTCGATTCGCTGCGCGTTGCCGACATCGGCGACGTCGCGATCAACCCGTATAACCTCCACGATTCGATCGCACGCATCGAAACCGCCTATGACGAGATCCTCGCGCACGGCGCGAAGCCGATCACGCTCGGCGGCGACCATACGATTGCGCTGCCGATCCTGCGCGCGATGCACCGGCGGCACGGCAAGGTCGCGCTGATCCACGTCGACGCGCATGCAGACGTCAACGACACGATGATGGGCGAGAAGATCGCGCACGGCACGCCGTTCAGGCGCGCGGTCGAAGAGGGGCTGCTCGACTGCGAGCGCGTCGTGCAGATCGGACTGCGCGGCACCGGTTACGCGGCCGAAGACTTCGACTGGTGCTGCGACCAGGGCTTCGAAGTAGTGCAGGCGCAAGCGTGCTGGAATCGTTCGCTTGCGCCGCTGATGGCGCGCGTGCGCGAACGGATCGGCACTGCACCCGTGTATATCACGTTCGATATCGACGGGATCGACCCGGCTTTTGCACCCGGTACCGGCACGCCGGAAATCGCGGGGCTCACCGTGCCTCAGGCGCTCGAGATCATTCGCGGCGCCCACGGGCTCAATGTGATCGGCGCGGATCTCGTCGAAGTCGCGCCGCCCTACGATCCATTCGGCACGACCGCGCTGCTCGGTGCAAACCTCGCTTTCGAATTGCTTTGCGTGCTGCCGGGTGTCGAGTATCGAGCAACGCGAGAGCGTTAG
- the lolA gene encoding outer membrane lipoprotein chaperone LolA: protein MQHYVGGLDARFGDSRVRGSVARALARRVGRIAYLARVVTCMAACATLFVASPVFASGTDQLKQFISQVHAARGDFVQTEIHVPNNAKGASGTLSTQGMRGNTVSSGTFSFARPGKFIWQYQKPYEQLLQADGDKLYVYDKDLNQVTVRALGGALGASPAAILFGSNDLEQNFTLKDAGVKAGIDWLELVPKSKDTQFQRIGIGFRDGNLEAMELHDVFGNVTLLKFSNIQKNPSLPADAFKFTVPKGADVING from the coding sequence ATGCAGCATTACGTCGGCGGGCTTGACGCCCGCTTCGGTGATTCCCGCGTTCGCGGCAGCGTCGCACGTGCGCTTGCGCGGCGCGTCGGTCGTATCGCCTACCTCGCCCGCGTCGTGACGTGCATGGCGGCTTGCGCGACGCTGTTCGTCGCCTCGCCCGTGTTCGCGAGCGGCACGGACCAGTTGAAGCAATTCATCTCGCAGGTCCATGCGGCGCGCGGCGACTTCGTGCAGACCGAAATCCACGTGCCGAATAACGCCAAGGGCGCTAGCGGCACGCTGTCGACGCAGGGCATGAGGGGCAATACGGTGTCGAGCGGCACATTCTCGTTCGCGCGTCCCGGCAAGTTCATCTGGCAGTATCAGAAGCCGTACGAGCAGCTTCTGCAGGCCGACGGCGACAAGCTGTACGTCTACGACAAGGACCTGAACCAGGTCACCGTGCGCGCGCTCGGCGGCGCGCTCGGCGCAAGTCCGGCGGCGATCCTGTTCGGCAGCAACGATCTCGAGCAGAACTTCACGTTGAAGGATGCTGGGGTGAAAGCGGGTATCGACTGGCTCGAACTGGTGCCAAAATCAAAAGACACGCAGTTCCAGCGCATCGGCATCGGTTTTCGCGACGGCAACCTCGAAGCGATGGAACTGCATGACGTATTCGGAAATGTGACGCTGCTGAAGTTCTCGAATATTCAGAAGAATCCATCGCTGCCTGCCGATGCGTTCAAGTTCACGGTGCCGAAAGGGGCGGACGTGATCAACGGCTAG
- a CDS encoding DNA translocase FtsK: protein MAKATYSANAQALPHRMSRLFTEIRWILQVALGVFLLMALVSYSRHDPSWTHAAQVDRIANWAGRVGAWTSDILLLLFGLSAYWWVVLLARRISANYRRITRNESVDEDAPRDHTWLAEAGAFVLVLLACDGIEAMRMWSLKVQLPRAPGGVVGEAVARAVSHALGFTGGTLALLLVLAIGLSLYFRFSWLSVAERVGESIISAVTLAKLRREAVRDRKAGEAAAVKREGKVEQSRVKIEEHEPVTIVPPVVTPEKSARVEKERQVPLFTDLPGDSTLPPIALLDPAPATQETISADTLEFTSRLIEKKLKDFGVDVSVVAAYPGPVVTRYEIEPATGVKGSQIVNLAKDLARSLSLVSIRVVETIPGKNFMALELPNQRRQTVRLSEILGSAVYADAASPLTMGLGKDIGGNPVCADLAKMPHLLVAGTTGSGKSVGINAMILSLLYKASADQVRMILIDPKMLEMSVYEGIPHLLCPVVTDMRQAGHALNWTVAEMERRYKLMSKLGVRNLAGYNNKIDEATKREEKIPNPFSLTPDEPEPLSRLPNIVVVIDELADLMMVVGKKVEELIARIAQKARAAGIHLILATQRPSVDVITGLIKANVPTRMAFQVSSKIDSRTILDQQGAESLLGMGDMLYLPPGTGLPVRVHGAFVSDDEVHRVVDKLKEQGEPNYIEGILEGGVSGEGDEGSVEGAGGGAGGGEADPLYDQAVEIVIKNRRASISLVQRHLRIGYNRAARLLEQMEQSGLVSAMSSNGNREILVPAREAE from the coding sequence ATGGCAAAAGCTACCTATTCCGCGAACGCGCAGGCATTGCCGCACCGCATGTCGCGCCTCTTCACCGAAATCCGCTGGATTCTGCAGGTCGCGCTCGGCGTCTTCCTGCTGATGGCTCTCGTCAGCTACAGCCGGCACGATCCGAGCTGGACGCATGCGGCGCAGGTCGACCGTATCGCGAACTGGGCCGGCCGCGTCGGCGCCTGGACTTCCGACATCCTGCTGCTGCTGTTCGGCCTGTCTGCGTACTGGTGGGTCGTACTGCTCGCACGGCGCATTTCGGCGAACTACCGCCGCATCACCCGCAACGAATCGGTCGACGAAGACGCGCCGCGCGATCACACGTGGCTCGCCGAAGCGGGCGCATTCGTGCTCGTGCTGCTCGCGTGCGACGGCATCGAAGCAATGCGCATGTGGTCGCTGAAGGTGCAACTGCCGCGTGCGCCGGGCGGCGTGGTCGGCGAAGCGGTGGCGCGCGCGGTGTCGCATGCGCTCGGCTTCACCGGCGGCACGCTGGCGCTGCTGCTCGTGCTTGCGATCGGGCTGTCGCTGTATTTCCGCTTTTCGTGGCTTTCGGTGGCCGAGCGCGTCGGCGAATCGATCATTTCCGCGGTCACGCTCGCGAAGCTGCGCCGCGAGGCGGTGCGCGACCGCAAGGCCGGCGAGGCCGCGGCGGTGAAGCGCGAGGGCAAGGTCGAGCAGAGCCGCGTGAAGATCGAGGAGCACGAGCCGGTCACGATCGTGCCGCCCGTCGTGACGCCCGAGAAGTCCGCGCGTGTCGAAAAGGAACGGCAGGTGCCGCTCTTCACCGACCTGCCCGGCGATTCGACGCTGCCGCCGATCGCGCTGCTCGACCCGGCGCCGGCCACCCAGGAAACCATTTCGGCCGACACGCTCGAGTTCACGTCGCGCCTGATCGAGAAGAAGCTCAAGGATTTCGGCGTCGACGTCAGCGTGGTCGCCGCGTATCCGGGACCGGTCGTCACGCGCTATGAAATCGAGCCTGCCACGGGCGTGAAGGGCAGCCAGATCGTCAATCTCGCGAAAGACCTCGCGCGCTCGCTTTCGCTCGTGTCGATCCGCGTGGTCGAGACGATCCCGGGCAAGAACTTCATGGCGCTCGAGTTGCCGAACCAGCGCCGCCAAACGGTGCGTCTGTCCGAAATTCTCGGCTCGGCCGTCTATGCGGACGCGGCCTCGCCGCTCACCATGGGCCTCGGTAAAGACATCGGCGGCAACCCGGTCTGCGCCGATCTCGCGAAGATGCCGCACCTGCTCGTCGCCGGCACGACCGGCTCGGGCAAGTCGGTCGGTATCAACGCGATGATTCTTTCGCTGCTGTACAAGGCGAGCGCCGACCAGGTCCGCATGATCCTGATCGACCCGAAGATGCTCGAAATGAGCGTCTACGAAGGCATTCCGCATCTGCTGTGTCCGGTCGTCACCGACATGCGCCAGGCGGGGCACGCGCTCAACTGGACCGTCGCCGAAATGGAGCGCCGCTACAAGCTGATGAGCAAGCTCGGCGTGCGCAACCTCGCGGGCTACAACAACAAGATCGACGAGGCGACGAAGCGCGAGGAAAAGATTCCGAATCCGTTCAGCCTGACGCCCGACGAGCCGGAACCGCTGTCGCGGCTGCCGAATATCGTCGTCGTCATCGACGAACTCGCCGACCTCATGATGGTGGTCGGCAAGAAGGTCGAAGAGCTGATCGCGCGTATCGCGCAGAAGGCGCGGGCCGCCGGCATCCATTTGATCCTCGCGACGCAGCGTCCGTCGGTCGACGTGATCACGGGCCTGATCAAGGCCAACGTGCCGACGCGGATGGCGTTCCAGGTGTCGTCGAAAATCGACTCGCGCACGATTCTCGACCAGCAGGGCGCCGAATCGCTGCTCGGCATGGGCGACATGCTTTATCTGCCGCCGGGCACCGGCCTGCCGGTTCGCGTGCACGGCGCATTCGTGTCCGACGACGAAGTGCATCGTGTCGTCGACAAGCTCAAGGAGCAGGGCGAGCCGAACTATATCGAGGGCATTCTCGAAGGCGGCGTGTCGGGCGAAGGCGATGAAGGCTCGGTCGAAGGCGCCGGCGGCGGCGCGGGCGGCGGTGAAGCGGATCCTCTTTACGACCAGGCGGTCGAAATCGTCATCAAGAATCGCCGCGCGTCCATTTCGCTCGTGCAGCGGCATCTGCGCATCGGCTATAACCGTGCGGCGCGGCTGCTCGAACAGATGGAGCAATCGGGGCTCGTATCGGCGATGTCGTCGAACGGCAACCGCGAAATTCTTGTGCCGGCGCGCGAGGCCGAATGA
- the trxB gene encoding thioredoxin-disulfide reductase, whose product MPASTTKHAKVLILGSGPAGYTAAVYAARANLSPVLVTGLAQGGQLMTTTDVENWPADPNGVQGPELMQRFLEHAERFNTEIIFDHIHTAKLNEKPIRLIGDSGEYTCDALIIATGASAQYLGLPSEELFMGRGVSACATCDGFFYKQQHVAVVGGGNTAVEEALYLAGIANKVTVIHRRDKFRAEPILIDRLLEKEKEGVVEIKWNHVLDEVKGNEGGVNAVRIKHAQTGETTDIELQGLFVAIGHKPNTDIFEGQLDMKNGYIITKCGLQGNATATSVPGVFAAGDVQDHVYRQAITSAGTGCMAALDAQRYLESIHESIGERAMSAEAER is encoded by the coding sequence ATGCCAGCATCCACGACAAAACATGCAAAGGTCCTGATTCTCGGTTCCGGCCCGGCCGGCTACACGGCGGCGGTCTATGCGGCGCGGGCCAATCTGTCGCCGGTGCTCGTCACGGGGCTCGCGCAGGGTGGCCAGTTGATGACCACGACCGACGTCGAGAACTGGCCGGCCGATCCGAACGGCGTGCAGGGTCCGGAGCTCATGCAGCGCTTCCTCGAACACGCGGAGCGCTTCAACACCGAGATCATCTTCGATCACATCCACACCGCGAAGCTCAATGAAAAGCCGATCCGGCTGATCGGCGATTCGGGCGAATACACGTGCGATGCGCTGATCATCGCGACGGGCGCGTCGGCGCAGTATCTGGGTCTGCCGTCCGAGGAGCTGTTCATGGGCCGCGGCGTGTCCGCGTGCGCGACGTGCGACGGGTTCTTCTACAAGCAGCAGCACGTGGCCGTGGTCGGCGGCGGCAACACGGCGGTCGAGGAAGCGCTGTACCTCGCCGGCATCGCGAACAAGGTCACCGTCATTCACCGCCGCGACAAGTTCCGCGCCGAGCCGATCCTGATCGACCGCCTGCTCGAGAAAGAGAAGGAAGGCGTCGTCGAGATCAAATGGAACCATGTGCTCGACGAGGTGAAGGGCAACGAAGGCGGCGTCAACGCTGTCCGCATCAAGCACGCGCAAACGGGCGAAACGACCGATATCGAACTGCAGGGCCTCTTCGTGGCGATCGGCCACAAGCCGAACACCGACATCTTCGAAGGGCAGCTCGATATGAAGAACGGCTACATCATCACGAAGTGCGGGCTGCAGGGCAACGCCACCGCGACGAGTGTGCCGGGCGTGTTCGCTGCCGGCGACGTGCAGGACCACGTCTATCGTCAGGCGATCACGAGCGCGGGCACCGGCTGCATGGCCGCGCTCGATGCGCAACGCTACCTCGAGAGCATTCACGAGTCGATCGGCGAACGCGCCATGAGCGCGGAAGCGGAACGGTAA
- a CDS encoding methyl-accepting chemotaxis protein, translating into MFRNITIRIRLALAMGFLGLLMIVGAILGVVGIAMSNNDQKELYTDQLASAIALGKYDFYVARGRLVLDRIAAQPDSPDVANLRQRAKEQFDIADKAWQTYRARPAAADEMRLSDEVEAKRAEAMSGPVAQVYAAIDRHDTAALSDLISHKMTAPFNEVTDRTMQLESMQADQARALYEAAQKRFDAILVIAAAGLAVGLALAVFAWYTLQKSIAGPLGEALLQFRRIADGDLSHRIEVRSRDEMGRLMEGLQTMQTRLTETITAVRDSAQSIATATKQISAGNIDLSQRTEEQAASLGETASSMTELTSTVRQNTENARQATNLAREATSVAQTGSDVISQVVSTMGEINGSSQQIADIIGVIEGIAFQTNILALNAAVEAARAGEDGRGFAVVAGEVRTLAQRSGAAAKEIKALIDKSVERVGNGTQLVGRAGRTMDEINEAVRRVTEITVEISAASEEQSDGIEQVTQAVTQMDSVTQQNAALVEQAAAAAASLREQAERMNGVVSVFRTGAQAF; encoded by the coding sequence ATGTTCAGAAATATCACGATCCGTATCCGTCTCGCGCTTGCGATGGGATTTCTCGGCTTGCTGATGATCGTCGGCGCAATCCTCGGCGTCGTCGGCATCGCAATGAGCAACAACGATCAGAAGGAGCTGTATACGGATCAGCTCGCGTCGGCGATCGCACTCGGCAAATACGATTTCTACGTTGCACGCGGACGCCTCGTGCTCGATCGCATCGCCGCGCAGCCCGATAGCCCGGACGTCGCCAATCTGCGGCAGCGCGCGAAAGAGCAGTTCGACATTGCCGACAAGGCTTGGCAAACCTACCGCGCGCGGCCCGCGGCCGCCGACGAGATGCGCCTGAGCGACGAGGTCGAAGCGAAGCGTGCCGAAGCGATGTCCGGACCGGTCGCGCAGGTCTACGCGGCGATCGATCGGCACGATACGGCCGCATTGAGCGATCTGATCTCGCACAAGATGACCGCGCCTTTCAACGAGGTGACCGACCGCACCATGCAACTCGAGTCGATGCAGGCTGACCAGGCGCGCGCGCTCTACGAGGCCGCGCAAAAGCGTTTCGACGCGATTCTCGTGATCGCGGCGGCGGGCCTTGCCGTCGGGCTCGCGTTGGCGGTGTTCGCCTGGTACACGCTGCAAAAATCGATCGCGGGGCCGCTCGGCGAAGCGTTGCTGCAGTTCCGCCGTATCGCCGACGGCGACCTGAGCCATCGCATCGAAGTGCGTTCGCGCGATGAAATGGGCCGCCTGATGGAAGGGCTGCAGACGATGCAGACGCGGCTTACCGAGACGATTACCGCGGTGCGAGACAGCGCGCAGTCGATCGCCACGGCGACCAAACAGATTTCGGCCGGCAATATCGATCTGTCGCAGCGGACCGAGGAGCAGGCCGCGTCGCTCGGCGAAACCGCTTCGAGCATGACCGAACTGACGTCGACCGTGCGTCAGAACACCGAGAACGCGCGCCAGGCGACGAACCTCGCGCGCGAGGCGACGAGCGTCGCCCAGACGGGCAGCGACGTGATTTCACAGGTCGTGTCGACGATGGGCGAGATCAACGGCAGCTCGCAGCAGATCGCCGACATCATCGGCGTGATCGAAGGCATCGCGTTCCAGACGAATATTCTCGCGCTGAACGCGGCAGTCGAAGCGGCGCGCGCAGGCGAGGATGGGCGCGGCTTCGCGGTCGTGGCCGGCGAGGTGCGCACGCTCGCGCAGCGCAGCGGGGCCGCGGCGAAAGAGATCAAGGCGTTGATCGACAAATCGGTCGAACGCGTCGGCAACGGCACGCAACTGGTGGGCCGCGCGGGCAGGACGATGGACGAGATCAACGAGGCAGTGCGGCGCGTGACCGAGATCACCGTCGAGATTTCCGCGGCATCGGAGGAACAGAGCGACGGCATCGAACAGGTCACGCAGGCGGTGACGCAAATGGATTCGGTCACGCAACAGAATGCGGCGCTCGTCGAGCAGGCGGCGGCCGCGGCGGCGTCGTTGCGCGAGCAGGCGGAGCGCATGAACGGCGTCGTCAGTGTGTTCAGGACCGGCGCGCAGGCGTTTTAA
- a CDS encoding DUF4148 domain-containing protein, producing MKNIRLAAVCASALVFVSFGAHAQSSRVTRAQVNAELAQLSAAGYNGEKVTYPDRLQATERRIEASGAAQMNNAAGGYGGVAPGTSAQ from the coding sequence ATGAAAAACATCCGTCTCGCTGCTGTCTGCGCATCGGCGCTCGTATTCGTTTCGTTCGGCGCGCATGCGCAATCGTCAAGAGTGACGCGCGCCCAGGTCAATGCGGAACTCGCGCAACTGTCGGCCGCCGGCTATAACGGCGAAAAGGTGACCTATCCGGACCGTCTGCAAGCCACTGAACGCCGCATCGAAGCATCGGGCGCGGCGCAAATGAACAACGCCGCCGGCGGTTATGGCGGCGTCGCACCGGGCACTTCGGCTCAGTAA
- a CDS encoding cytochrome b/b6 domain-containing protein: MSDTARIRVWDWWVRITHWVVAGIVIWNLFGPTDPLHRKLGYAAAALVGARIVWGVVGTRYARFSAWWPARSRLLAYLRSLASGRPAHHLSHNPLGALMALMMWALVVALALTGWLMRLDAFWGEDWPEEIHTLLAVALEVCVCVHIAAVIVMSVWTRENLLAAMLTGYKRRHPRSEARRNRERWD, encoded by the coding sequence ATGTCCGACACTGCTCGAATCCGCGTCTGGGACTGGTGGGTGCGCATCACGCACTGGGTCGTCGCGGGCATCGTGATCTGGAATCTGTTCGGCCCGACCGATCCGCTGCACCGCAAGCTTGGCTATGCGGCGGCTGCATTGGTCGGTGCGCGTATCGTGTGGGGCGTGGTCGGCACGCGTTACGCGCGCTTCTCCGCGTGGTGGCCCGCCCGTTCGCGCCTGCTGGCGTATCTGCGCTCGCTGGCATCAGGCCGGCCCGCGCATCATCTGTCGCACAATCCGCTTGGCGCATTGATGGCGCTGATGATGTGGGCGCTGGTCGTCGCGCTCGCATTGACGGGCTGGCTGATGCGCCTCGATGCGTTCTGGGGCGAAGACTGGCCCGAGGAAATTCACACGCTGCTCGCGGTCGCACTCGAAGTCTGCGTGTGTGTCCATATTGCCGCGGTGATCGTGATGAGCGTCTGGACACGCGAGAATCTGCTCGCCGCCATGCTGACCGGCTACAAGCGCAGGCACCCGCGCAGCGAGGCGCGGCGAAACAGGGAGCGCTGGGATTGA
- a CDS encoding PepSY domain-containing protein, which produces MLKLVTMIVALGFSGAAFAKADCTAHPKDEWMKESDARAQLEGQGYKIRKFKVDGHCYEIYGTDKEGRKVEIYFDTKTLDVVKSEID; this is translated from the coding sequence GTGACGATGATCGTGGCGCTCGGTTTTTCGGGGGCCGCGTTCGCGAAGGCGGACTGCACCGCGCATCCGAAAGACGAATGGATGAAAGAGTCCGACGCGCGCGCGCAACTCGAAGGGCAGGGCTACAAGATCCGCAAGTTCAAGGTGGACGGCCACTGCTACGAGATCTACGGCACCGACAAGGAGGGCAGGAAGGTGGAAATTTACTTCGATACGAAAACGCTCGACGTCGTGAAGTCGGAGATCGATTGA